In Zygosaccharomyces rouxii strain CBS732 chromosome E complete sequence, the DNA window GTCCACATGGCAACACCTGCCATACCGCCCGCAATACTGGTCTTTGTAACACTaaactcttcttcaccaggTTTGGCAAGTGCTTTCTTCGTAACTTCATATGCAGCAAAATATAATGCGCTACCAGGCCCATCTCTTGCTAAAGTCGCTAAGGATCCTCTAAATAGTGATTGTACACCTCCGTCTTGAACGAGTTTCTTAGCCGCCGACCCAAAGGTATACCCCTCAGTGGTTTGCAAAACAACCTTAACACGTTCAGTGGGCGCCATCACTAGCGTAGTGGGGATAGCAGAAATAAACCCGGCGGTAGCCAATTGGGAAGTAGTCAGCGGCTGTTGAGACAAGGGCTGGTCGTATGCTACGATTTTCTTACCCATGTCATAACCCCAAAATGAGACCGCAAATATCGGGGTTACGCCTAGTAGTGGTGGAATAACACCTCTATAAAACCCACGTACAGAAGCAACTAGCGACCCACGCGATTCTTGTAGAATTTCTTTAACAGCATGGGACATTGAAGATGCCTGTCCACTTTGACAGCGCACTTTCAGTAAATCAAATGGGTGGCCTGTTAGGACGGCAAATACACCACCAACAGCGCCGGCGGTTAACGATTTGGCATTCTGCATAAGCGCCGAGGCTGCAGGGATTTCTTTACGCGTCTCTTCACGCGTCTCTTCCTGCACCACTGGTGATTCCGGTTCGGACATACTCGATTTGGCCTAGTACTACTATGTTTTATTACGTCAGTGGGGGAGGTAGAAATGGTTCTTAGTCGCTGCCGGTCAATGTGAACacatatacatacatatatatatatacatatgTATAATCGGTGCGTCCCCTTCTATGCGGGGAATGTTTAAGAACATCGACCTAATGGACCGGCTTTAGTGAATCCCCGTAGCATGACCTTGAGACTCCGTAACCCTCCGGATAAATAAAAAACTAAAGTGGGGTAGCAGAGGGACGTGCGGCTGTATGTAAATGTACGGGTTGATGAAAGTCCGACCCTTCAGTGTGCATCATGCGATATACGCGTGCTTTATAACTCATTATCGCCTGTTACTATATAGCGGGATATCAGATTATGATTACCAGTATCATTAGTATTATGATGTGGCATGATCAAGCCAATTGCTTGGTTTGCGTAATTGGTTTACCGTGTAGTACTTGGTTGTACAAGAGTAAGAATGCCAAgtgaaatcttcatttgGATTACAATCACACTTTAACGATAATCTAGTTTCATCGTCAACTGGGCACTGATGGAATGGGACGTGGAAATAACCAAAGTCAccaaaatgatgaatttcatcTCTGTCCAAAAATAAAGAAGCTGCAATGGAATGGACTGGAGCATCACCCCAACGTTCGTAGAAGAAACCACCCCATTGATCTAGGAAATCAAAATAATCTCTGTAGGCATCGCTTCTCCATAGGTCAAGAGATGCAATCTCGAAATTTGACCAAAAATGGCATAAATTGTACGAGCTGCCGCCATCATCACTGATAAAGTCCAGCATACAATTCTTGTTAACATGTTCTGGATGTTTTTCTAGAAAACTCAAAGTAGCATCCCAAAGTGTTTCAATAGTTGCAGAGTATTCTTTGATAGAGATGGTAAACCCATACTTCTTATTGTTTTCTCtcatgaatttgaaaacgTCATAGTTAACATCACAGTGTAATTTGACATCAGGCTCCACTCTCCAATACCATTCGTAATCATTAAATATTGGATGTCTGTAGAATAGTCCTGATTCGTATCTGCACATGAATCGATAAGAAATACTGTTACCGTAGATGATTCCCTCCTTGCCCATTCGGTCACGAGTTCCAGCAGCCCTGTTTTGATCAATCCATGGTGGGAAATCCCAATCCTTTTTTTCGATGAAACCATATTTCGTTTCCCCGGTAACCAATGCACTCGTCACGTTGATGAATTCCTCTGTGAATGGTTCATCGTTAAGGAAAACCCAATCGTACCCATATTTATGGTTAAACCTATCTTCCACGCTTTTAATGGATGGTATCAAGCCGTAAAGATCGCTATTTCTCACCAACGTAACAAAAGTCGCCTTTTCCAAACCTGAACGATCCAAAGCACCATTATTACTCGAAACTAACTCTCTATAAATGTTACCATCTTTTTCCACTTGACGTGTTGCAGCACTACTACCGTAAAACCCGTTACCGTTGCGCTGAGCTCCCTTGTAAAGTACATAGATTGTGATTAGGGCAATGGCTGCATACCCTAGTAGCCTGTTCAATCTTCTGCGATCACCAGCCGGTTTCATTTTCGCTTCGAGATCTTCGGGGATATATGAAGTGTTTGATATCGATGGTCTGTTT includes these proteins:
- the CRC1 gene encoding carnitine:acyl carnitine antiporter (similar to uniprot|Q12289 Saccharomyces cerevisiae YOR100C CRC1 Mitochondrial inner membrane carnitine transporter required for carnitine-dependent transport of acetyl-CoA from peroxisomes to mitochondria during fatty acid beta-oxidation) — encoded protein: MSEPESPVVQEETREETRKEIPAASALMQNAKSLTAGAVGGVFAVLTGHPFDLLKVRCQSGQASSMSHAVKEILQESRGSLVASVRGFYRGVIPPLLGVTPIFAVSFWGYDMGKKIVAYDQPLSQQPLTTSQLATAGFISAIPTTLVMAPTERVKVVLQTTEGYTFGSAAKKLVQDGGVQSLFRGSLATLARDGPGSALYFAAYEVTKKALAKPGEEEFSVTKTSIAGGMAGVAMWTGVFPIDTVKTKLQAGEERSSFKNAVKQIYVTRGGLKGFFPGLGPALLRSFPANAATFVGVELTHSTFKKMNI
- the KTR1 gene encoding alpha-1,2-mannosyltransferase KTR1 (similar to uniprot|P27810 Saccharomyces cerevisiae YOR099W KTR1 Alpha-1 2-mannosyltransferase involved in O-and N-linked protein glycosylation member of the KRE2/MNT1 mannosyltransferase family), with amino-acid sequence MKPAGDRRRLNRLLGYAAIALITIYVLYKGAQRNGNGFYGSSAATRQVEKDGNIYRELVSSNNGALDRSGLEKATFVTLVRNSDLYGLIPSIKSVEDRFNHKYGYDWVFLNDEPFTEEFINVTSALVTGETKYGFIEKKDWDFPPWIDQNRAAGTRDRMGKEGIIYGNSISYRFMCRYESGLFYRHPIFNDYEWYWRVEPDVKLHCDVNYDVFKFMRENNKKYGFTISIKEYSATIETLWDATLSFLEKHPEHVNKNCMLDFISDDGGSSYNLCHFWSNFEIASLDLWRSDAYRDYFDFLDQWGGFFYERWGDAPVHSIAASLFLDRDEIHHFGDFGYFHVPFHQCPVDDETRLSLKCDCNPNEDFTWHSYSCTTKYYTVNQLRKPSNWLDHATS